In one Plasmodium reichenowi strain SY57 chromosome 7, whole genome shotgun sequence genomic region, the following are encoded:
- a CDS encoding mitochondrial ribosomal protein S8 precursor, putative, whose protein sequence is VIRNIRVVSKPSRDIWLTPHELKFRTRFNTGLWVMQTSCGVISHRDCVRMGIGGKMLFAVNNGYQHFC, encoded by the coding sequence GTCATTAGAAATATCCGGGTTGTTTCAAAACCAAGTCGAGATATTTGGCTAACTCCCCATGAACTTAAATTTCGGACGAGATTTAACACGGGTCTTTGGGTTATGCAAACTAGCTGTGGTGTTATCAGTCATAGGGATTGTGTTCGAATGGGAATCGGAGGGAAAATGTTATTTGCTGTAAATAATGGATATCAACATTTTTGTTAA
- a CDS encoding hypothetical protein (conserved Plasmodium protein, unknown function): MERIKILYLHIHEDEKTQMIRKILEELYGKENILSSRKKYRTLDILIFIFIYILCICCALVCFYYLCIVSTYAYILILPCIIITVIIFFIGSIIIYELLYSTFLYKANKSFDKLKPHVIVAYKFGCILATHLDGPKVPMLLISPVEENFFSSKIRKKINISDYPYIIFVHTTNDKKRYLKKSLSLIESLDKKKYRVEIVNEGYHSELLSPAEYKYWIDEIHSMSPEYPSVNYQQ, from the exons atggaacgaataaaaattttgtatCTTCATATACACGAAGATGAAAAAACTCAAATGATCAGAAAGATCCTTGAAGAACTATATGGtaaggaaaatattttatcttcAAGAAAGAAATATAGAACCCTGGacattttaatttttatttttatatatattttgtgtATATGTTGTGCATTAGTTTGTTTTTACTATTTATGTATAGTAAGTActtatgcatatatattaatacttccttgtattattatcacggtgattatttttttcattggatctataataatatacgaattattatattctaCCTTTTTATACAAGGCTAATAAGTCTTTTGACAAATTAAAACCTCATGTAATTGTTGCTTATAAGTTTGGATGTATTTTAGCTACCCACCTCGATGGTCCCAAGGTTCCAATG CTTTTAATATCACCTGTTGAAGAAAATTTCTTTTCAAGTAAAATcaggaaaaaaataaatatctCAGATTATCCATATATCATATTTGTACATACAACAAACGATAAAAAAAGGTACTTGAAAAAAAGTTTAAGTTTGATAGAATCTttagataaaaaaaaatatagagTAGAAATAGTGAACGAAGGTTATCATTCAGAATTATTAAGTCCAGctgaatataaatattggATTGATGAAATTCATTCTATGAGTCCTGAATATCCTTCAGTTAATTACCAACAATAA
- a CDS encoding hypothetical protein (conserved Plasmodium protein, unknown function), translating to MIGINHDFLSANFVGYPMEEKKTLCYEDFNINKKRTSPLKYNNFNNYEYLKELDDLREYKRITSQKIKKYESSIYSYKNQLRNVNKKKLDGGKINLKLINIFVNNICDIIEYLCSDINKSVLSVLPFIHTILNTSPIRDKKIYQCSKLIHITLTQLKCKNVVNDKDEILREENEKDYDLRTHKLDDLEWLACETNDKGWLAISDRWETCPKDLKWLCVKRNNRSWILYRHIWENSSDDLKYIAILFDDKKWLHLYKIWKLIPLSLKFKAINSRDVNICKPSLSEIIFNDIYSNNIYNNDIYNKDIYNKDIYNKDIYNKDIYNNDIYNDKKFVNINSYDSSSIKNNYRTSSMMGNYYLRYNNMNMYKNYMDKNILSSKLYENMQKREDALEESLKYDLYKAQKKKKADDSNKDEHILKHTNTKKGVTQKGADNLNDKLLMSKEIEKDKKENESFKKFMISSDNCKNGIIHSIHAYKEGKEKQNDADSRVVIQKGMSKSVLHEEGEVIKKKEEDQKNEKDDKDDRWDDKRGILSHKQLDINIINNRLNSKFTLKKGCKENFIKNMLFNKINVQQKVDTDDDDDDDDDNDDDDDDDNDDDDDDDNNNNNNNNNNNNNNNNSNKYEEKNKSNDEKKKQVDKNDIPEYTISEINILKNEDIKINKTNKQKIQLLGKKESEKGKNKEIEKTMNNIQKKKLPSLKNLLKMKEEYYFKKFSKMIKKKSILEECVSSIQKKQTSKCIENFDENSSDEFIDTKHSNSIKCDEKISKRTVPLVLNKLSKIKLYNTKKFPILIKKQNFKEHIINIKEKDALKTNKKSTNNLYLENILLKRNGNKHILKTGMSNDIQDVVPKETLLMGEFFKSEDINEREIEINKEQKDEDIKKEHQGMVTNYFTDLLNAFNFVNTPKEVGSFFDLKNKEDKILLDENLIRKNCASREDDKSDDEKEHSLEKANNNRDVMKLHIKPMNSEMIMEGNNINDENIKKDNIIPNNSINMQENKLQYIKTLRSLTLNKFPIKNNLKGYTIKKELLTKIKKKNNEEKWISMESAESKLNQSKNQSNSYICKDPILHFYTNKNKSSFLKDPSDSFMENNHSNILQKVLDSDLSNFNNMNKKKMIADEIAKHTNASLYITVKRKVSQSSLTNSSKIIPKIKEKPKLSF from the exons ATG ATTGGGATAAACCATGATTTTTTGTCTGCAAACTTTGTTGGATATCCGAtggaagaaaaaaaaacatt GTGTTACGAagattttaatattaataaaaaaagaacatctcctttaaaatat AACAATTTTAACAATTATGAGTACTTAAAAGAATTAGACGATCTTCGggaatataaaagaat aACTTCccaaaaaataaaaaagtatGAAAGTTctatatattcatataagAATCAATTAAGAAATGTAAAc aaaaaaaaactcGATGgaggaaaaataaatttaaaattaataaacatatttgttaataatatatgtgataTAATAGAATACCTATGTTctgatataaataaatcaG TCTTATCCGTTCTTCCTTTCATTCATACCATATTGAATACAAGTCCCATC agagataagaaaatatacCAGTGTTCCaaattaatacatataacTTTAACCCAGTTGAAGTGTAAAAATGTAGTGAATGATAAAGATGAAATTCTTAGAGAAGAAAACGAAAAGGACTATGATTTAAGGACCCATAAATTAGACGATTTAGAATGGTTAGCTTGTGAAACTAATGATAAAGGTTGGTTAGCTATTAGCGACAGATGGGAAACATGTCCCAAGGATTTAAAATGGTTATGtgtaaaaagaaataatagATCGTGGATATTATATCGTCATATATGGGAAAATAGTTCAGATgatttgaaatatatagCTATATTGtttgatgataaaaaatggctacatttatataaaatatggaaGCTGATTCCTTTAAgtttaaaatttaaagCGATAAATTCAAGGGatgtaaatatttgtaAACCATCATTAAGtgaaattatttttaatgatatttatagtaataatatttataataatgatatttataataaggacatttataataaggacatttataataaggacatttataataaggacatttataataatgatatttataatgataaaaaatttgtgaatataaattcatatgattcatcatctataaaaaataattatagaACTAGTAGTATGATGGGAAATTATTACTtaagatataataatatgaatatgtataaaaattatatggataaaaatatattgtcatcaaaattatatgagAACATGCAAAAAAGAGAGGATGCCTTAGAAGAAtctttaaaatatgatttatataaagcacaaaagaaaaaaaaagctGATGATAGTAATAAGGATGAACATATATTGAAACACacaaatacaaaaaaaggTGTAACTCAAAAGGGAGCTGATAACTTAAATGATAAATTGTTAATGTCTAAAGAAATCGAAAAggataaaaaagaaaatgaaagtTTTAAGAAATTTATGATATCAAGTGATAATTGTAAGAATGGGATCATACATTCTATTCATGCATATAAAGAAGGcaaagaaaaacaaaatgatgCAGATAGCCGAGTGGTCATTCAAAAAGGTATGAGTAAAAGTGTGTTACATGAGGAAGGGGAGGTTATCAAAAAGAAAGAAGAAGAccaaaaaaatgaaaaggaTGACAAGGATGATAGGTGGGATGATAAAAGGGGTATCCTTTCACACAAACAATTAgacataaatataattaacaATAGATTAAATTCCAAATTtactttaaaaaaaggttgtaaagaaaattttattaaaaatatgttgtttaataaaataaatgtacaACAAAAAGTAGATACggatgatgatgatgatgatgatgatgataatgatgatgatgatgatgatgataatgatgatgatgatgatgatgataataataataataataataataataataataataataataataataatagtaacaaatatgaagaaaaaaataaaagtaatgatgaaaagaaaaaacaagTTGATAAGAATGATATACCAGAATATACAATTTcagaaataaatattttaaagaacgaagatattaaaataaataaaacaaataaacaaaaaattcAGTTGTTaggaaaaaaagaaagtgaaaaaggaaaaaataaagaaattgaaaaaacgatgaataatatacaaaaaaagaagttaccatcattaaaaaatttattaaaaatgaaagaagaatattattttaaaaaattctcaaaaatgattaaaaaaaaaagtattttAGAAGAATGTGTATCTAGTATACAGAAGAAGCAAACTAGTAAGTGTATAGAAAATTTTGATGAAAATTCAAGTGATGAATTTATAGATACTAAACATAGTAATTCTATAAAATGTGATGAGAAAATATCTAAAAGAACAGTACCACTTGTATTAAATAAGTTGTCTAAAATTAAATTGTAcaatacaaaaaaattccCTATCCTAATAAAAAAGCAAAATTTTAAAgaacatattattaatataaaagaaaaagatgCTTTGAAAACAAATAAGAAATCTActaataatttatatcttGAAAATATCCTATTGAAAAGGAATGgtaataaacatattttaaaaacgGGTATGTCTAATGATATACAAGATGTGGTACCAAAAGAAACGTTATTGATGGGTGAGTTTTTCAAAAGTGAGGATATTAAtg AAAGGGAAattgaaataaataaagaacaaaaaGATGAGGACATAAAAAAg GAGCATCAAGGAATGGTTACAAATTATTTTACAGATTTACTTAATGCATTTAATTTTGTTAATACTCCAAAGGAGGTAGGTAGCTTTTttgatttaaaaaataaggaggataaaatattattggATGAGAATTTAATACGAAAAAATTGTGCTTCACGGGAAGATGATAAAAGTGACGATGAAAAAGAACATTCACTAGAAAAGGCAAATAATAACAGAGATGTGATGAAGTTACATATAAAACCAATGAATTCAGAGATGATAATGGaaggaaataatataaatgatgaaaatataaaaaaggataatattattcctaataatagtataaatatgcaagaaaataaattacaatatataaaaaccTTGAGAAGTTTAACTTTAAACAAATTCCCtataaagaataatttaaaagggtatacaataaaaaaagaattgttaacaaaaataaaaaagaagaataatgaagaaaaatgGATATCTATGGAAAGTGCCGAATCTAAATTAAACCAAAGTAAAAACCAGAgtaattcatatatatgtaaagatccaatattacatttttatacaaataaaaacaaatcctcatttttaaaagatcCATCGGATTCTTTTATGGAAAATAACCATAgtaatattttacaaaagGTACTTGATTCGGATTTGTctaattttaataatatgaataaaaaaaaaatgatagCTGATGAAATTGCTAAGCATACAAATGCTTCACTTTATATAACTGTTAAGAGAAAGGTATCACAATCTTCTCTGACAAATTCATCAAAAATAATACCTAagataaaagaaaaaccCAAATTATCCTTTTGa
- a CDS encoding hypothetical protein (conserved Plasmodium protein, unknown function), which yields MVDIKLKSVNSSCEFKLDFNEIKLPDDINILKDLEKEVENSIYHLKRSNDEIKEFDPQGLDKDLFLAYNENKFALYRKEERLTLIRKKIQIIQNTQGLSDTLNISQNNVVVNKEEKNIKNDNIINNTIDDPNNLQKNADSNNSNTSRKDGIYL from the coding sequence ATGGtagatataaaattaaagagCGTAAATTCAAGTTGTGAATTTAAACTTGATtttaatgaaataaaacttcctgatgatataaatattttaaaagatttAGAAAAAGAGGTAGAAAATTctatatatcatttaaaaagatcaaatgatgaaataaaagaatttgATCCTCAAGGTTTGGATAAAGATCTTTTTTTAGcttataatgaaaataagTTCGCTTTGTATAGAAAAGAAGAAAGACTTACGTTAATAAGAAAGAAAATACAAATTATACAAAACACTCAAGGATTGTCAGATACACTAAATATATCACAAAATAATGTAGTTGTTAATaaggaagaaaaaaatataaaaaatgataacataataaataacaCTATTGATGATCCTAATAATCTACAAAAAAATGCAGATTCGAATAATTCAAATACCTCAAGGAAAGAtggaatatatttataa
- a CDS encoding hypothetical protein (conserved Plasmodium protein, unknown function) — protein MNAISLGKINEQIRPLIWKNNSYILNSFTNYTTALSCLTKRFTSTYKINKTLPPKNDKKDIYKYYNERLREDIKPYKLIPSLPTLNHYVNPLDMTKFAIKYILSYRFFFIYMARTTFQAVRPLMAFCVFGELMKLILATMTSGVFAFFFSFVLAFEVLYFFLQCYISYTFLTMFFDVMF, from the exons atgaatgcTATATCTCTgggaaaaataaatgaaca aataaGACCCTTAATATGGAAAAATAactcatatatattaaactCGTTCACTAACTATACAACG GCCCTGAGTTGTTTAACTAAAAGATTTACTTcaacatataaaataaataaaacattgCCACCTAAAAACGACaaaaaagatatttataaatactACAATGAAAGGTTAAGAGAAGATATAAAACCCTACAAATTAATACCAAGTCTTCCTACATTAAATCATTATGTGAACCCTTTGGATATGACGAAATTTGccataaaatatattttaagttatcgttttttttttatatatatggcTAGAACGACATTTCAG GCCGTGAGACCACTTATGGCATTCTGCGTATTTGGAGAATTAATGAAATTAATATTGGCTACCATGACAAGTGGTGTTTTTgcttttttcttttcctttGTCTTAGCATTTGAAGTattgtattttttcttacaatgttatatatcttatacTTTTTTAACCATGTTTTTTGATGTTatgttttaa
- a CDS encoding putative membrane protein (conserved Plasmodium membrane protein, unknown function) — protein sequence MLYELKKKRNLVNNFFHKNVLVEKGLNIRYFHFIRSREQKNDYNFLKKYNFHLFKNDGIYQKKNITYCTNPKGEYKEFVKEKNNHYEKKEKGSDVLSYPESKSFPYASISIIIGMIGISGLLKFLIYNLKNCDNEKSIRLEVDKIIHHLDKYFILHNTEKRKGMDINNKIFNIKYITCAFFINENILQCSIQLLTFFLSSCFLEKYYGPIKYISLFLCGSIFSNLISLQFFKFLKQVESLKMVDFVLIHPSGSMAFICALCSLYFKKWAIWKNIPIHCSVLMVPYLISSFYGISSLYKIKKHNAINANKVTNDELKNYQKEMLQNNKGVLNNKSDYNDMINNINDNINTHNNTQEINKNPINMKDCRIVDTNNTLNTLKNYLIINACDSVIQKRKRENVFFNKKLQNLKKEAQECINEINDKSEKMFFALSSAFTDMFGILLATAACCFMKCVKYMK from the coding sequence atgttatatgagttaaaaaaaaagagaaatcttgtgaataatttttttcataaaaatgttttagTTGAAAAAGGTTTGAATATAAGatattttcatttcattAGGAGTCGggaacaaaaaaatgattataattttttgaaaaaatataattttcatttatttaaaaatgatggcatttaccaaaaaaaaaatataacatacTGTACGAATCCTAAAGGAgaatataaagaatttGTAAAAGAGAAGAATAATCATTatgaaaagaaagaaaaaggaTCAGATGTTCTTAGTTACCCAGAAAGTAAATCATTTCCATATGCATCtatttctattattatagGTATGATAGGTATATCAGGATTActaaaatttttaatatataatttaaaaaattgtGATAATGAAAAGAGTATTAGATTAGAGGtagataaaataatacatcatttagataaatattttattttacataataCTGAAAAACGAAAAGGAAtggatataaataataaaatttttaatataaaatatataacatgtgcattttttatcaatgaaaatatattgcAGTGTTCAATTCAATTATtgactttttttttatcttcatGTTTTcttgaaaaatattatggacctataaaatatatttctttatttttatgtggATCTATATTTTCTAATCTGATAAGTTTACAGttctttaaatttttaaaacaaGTTGAATCTTTAAAAATGGTTGATTTTGTACTTATACATCCATCAGGGTCTATGGCTTTTATATGTGCTTTGtgttctttatattttaagaaATGGGCTATTTGGAAAAATATACCTATACACTGTTCTGTTTTAATGGTACCATATTtaatttcttcattttaCGGAATATCATcgttatataaaattaaaaaacaCAATGCCATCAATGCAAATAAAGTAACAAATGATGAATTAAAGAATTATCAAAAAGAAATgttacaaaataataaaggtGTTTTAAACAATAAATCAGACTATAACgatatgataaataatattaatgataatataaatacacaTAATAATACACAAGAGATAAATAAGAATCCTATAAATATGAAGGACTGTCGAATAGTGGATACAAACAATACCTTAAATACactaaaaaattatttaattattaatgCGTGTGATTCTGTTATACAGAAGAGGAAAAGGGAAAATGtgttttttaataaaaaattacaaaatttAAAGAAAGAAGCACAAGAATGTATTAAcgaaataaatgataagtcagaaaaaatgttttttgCTCTCTCATCTGCCTTTACGGATATGTTTGGTATACTTCTAGCCACAGCAGCTTGCTGTTTTATGAAATGtgttaaatatatgaaatga
- a CDS encoding hypothetical protein (conserved Plasmodium protein, unknown function), translated as MKENIKILYIHGFHIFGESKKKKIIEKAVGKKNLFIAGINQRRSISSFILFLVFIICVMLFNIYISYKFSDIIFLIITIILSIVIILVVYFIGSHLILYYIMKKSIKQAEQRVQMYDPDVVVGIYFGAVVAMNLNYRNGKKPLILVSPSVKTFQKFTHNLDIDLSTFPYVIIVNGSDDTITPMSICDELISTVPLGKGRLEIVHDDHSYSKLKESDFKAWIKEAKYRPSTTVVNIAKKLKDEKMGNRYIVNTDDISELSSYEKDNMKEDDPLV; from the exons ATgaaggaaaatataaagatattatacatacacGG GTTCCACATTTTTGGGGAAAGcaagaagaagaaaataattgaAAAAGCCgttggaaaaaaaaatttatttatagcAGGCATTAATCAAAGGAGAAGCATTAgttcttttattttgttccttgtatttataatatgtgttatgttatttaacatatatatatcttataaattttccgatataatatttcttataataacaataatattatcg attgttataattttagttgtatattttatcgGATCAcatttaattctttattatattatgaagaAGTCAATTAAACAAGCAGAGCAAAGAGTTCAAATGTACGACCCTGATGTTGTTGTTGGAATATATTTTGGAGCTGTTGTAGCAATGAATCTTAACTACAGAAATGGCAAAAAGCCTCTa ATTCTTGTATCCCCATCTGTTAAGACGTTTCAAAAATTTACACACAACTTAGATATTGATTTGTCTACTTTTCCATATGTAATAATTGTTAACGGATCTGATGATACTATAACTCCAATGAGTATTTGTGATGAACTTATTTCTACGGTTCCTTTAGGAAAAGGAAGACTAGAAATTGTACATGATGATCATTCCTATTctaaattaaaagaatcTGATTTTAA AGCGTGGATTAAAGAAGCTAAATACAGACCTTCTACAACTGTAGTTAACATAgcaaaaaaattaaaggaTGAAAAAATGGGCAACAGATATATTGTAAATACAGATGATATCAGTGAATTGTCCTCAtatgaaaaagataatatgAAAGAAGATGATCCTTTggtataa
- a CDS encoding prefoldin subunit 3, putative — protein sequence MSFDDLTDNTKSVRNIPGAKYIEHVTEFLQNKNEESILRLARELLLKYKFMEHAFVSRQINTQKKIPELKDALRVVQFLEKRKKIKEKKNLETYFPVEESLYARGIVQKTDKILLWLGANVMVEFPFDEATDLLNQHLERAINLSQEMDKELLWLHEQITTTEINISRIHNYIELKKGMIGKEVDKKAEQVN from the exons ATGTCATTTGACGATTTAACTGATAATACCAAATCTGTAAGGAACATTCCAGGAGCGAAATATATA GAACATGTCACAGaatttttacaaaataaaaatgagGAAAGTATACTCCGCCTAGCAAGAGAACTTttatt gaaatataaatttatggAACATGCCTTTGTAAGTAGACAAATTAACactcaaaaaaaaataccaGAATTAAAAGATGCCTTAAGAGTTGTGCAATTCCttgaaaaaagaaag aaaataaaagaaaaaaaaaatttagaaACGTATTTCCCCGTGGAAGAATCTTTGTATGCTAGGGGAATCGTCCAAAAAACTGACAAAATTTTGTTATGGCTAGGG GCTAACGTAATGGTTGAGTTTCCCTTTGATGAAGCTACAGATCTTTTAAATCAACACCTGGAAAGAGCAATAAATTTATCCCAAGAAATG GATAAAGAATTATTGTGGTTACATGAACAAATAACCACAACagaaattaatatatcaagaattcataattatattgaATTGAAAAAAGGAATGATAGGAAAAGAAGTCGATAAAAAAGCTGAACAAGTAAATTAA
- a CDS encoding NIMA related kinase 4: MNKYEKIRDIGKGNYGNTILVRDRKNDHYVMKIINISQMSQKEKRQCLKEVELLSKLNHPFIVKYIESYIEGDTLRIVMKHCKGGDLYHYIQNKKKQNTPIKEKRILIWLTQILTALKFLHSNHILHRDMKSLNILIDSDKRVRLCDFGISKVLENTLDYANTLIGTPYYLSPELCKDKKYSWPSDVWATGCLIYELATFRTPFHSTKGIQQLCYNIRYAPIPDLPNIYSKELNNIYKSMLIREPSYRATVQQLLVSDIVQRQLKLLIEEKIREKQSMKKPLKEKPAIENENSGANEQEVKTLLLDVVDT; this comes from the exons atgaataaatatgaaaagaTTAGAGATATAGGAAAAGGAAATTATGGAAATACAATACTTGTTAGAGATCGAAAAAATGACCA TTAtgtaatgaaaataataaacatttCACAAATGTCtcaaaaagaaaagagGCAATGTTTAAAAGAAGTTGAa TTATTATCCAAATTAAATCATCCTTTtattgtaaaatatattgaaagTTATATTGAAGGGGATACACTTAGAATAGTTATGAAGCACTGTAAAG GAGGTGATTTATATCATTACATccaaaataaaaagaaacaaaatacgcctataaaagaaaaacgTATACTCATCTGGCTAACTCAAATATTAACTGCTCTTAAATTTCTTCACTCAAATCATATTCTTCATAGAG aTATGAAGTCTCTAAACATTTTAATAGATAGCGATAAAAGAGTTAGACTGTGCGATTTCGGAATATCTAAAGTTCTAGAAAATACTTTAGATTATGCTAATACCTTAATAGGTACTCCTTATTATTTAAGTCCAGAATTATgtaaagataaaaaatatagttGGCCTTCAGATGTATGGGCAACTGGTTGTCTAATATATGAACTAGCCACTTTTAGAACCCCTTTCCATTCAACCAAAGGAATACAACAattatgttataatattagATATGCTCCA ataCCTGATTTACCAAATATCTATTCAAAAGAACTTAATAACATTTATAAGAGCATGTTAATACGAGAACCAAGTTACAGAGCAACCGTACAACAATTGCTAGTTTCTGACATTGTGCAG aGACAACTAAAATTATTGattgaagaaaaaatcAGAGAAAAGCAAAGTATGAAAAAACCTTTAAAAGAAAAGCCAGCTAttgaaaatgaaaattcAGGAGCCAACGAACAAGAAGTAAAAACATTACTTCTGGATGTTGTTGATACTTAA